The DNA window GGCCTCATTGTCTATGTGCATCATTTGAAACAAGCCAAATCGCTACGGAAATTCGGGCACGTTCATTATATTTCACGTAAATTGAAATATGTAGTCCTTTATATGGACCAAGAAGTCATCGAAGCAACCAAAACAAAGCTGAACAAATTACCTTATGTGAAACAAGTACTTGAATCCCAACGGCCATTTCTTAAAACAGAATATGAAAACGCCAAGCCGGATAAAGCAAAGGAATATGATTACAAAATCGGTCTTTGATTATTGCATAGGCGGAATATAGTGATTTAATCTTAAAACTGAAATTAGATGGCTATGATAGATTTTTTTATCTGCATATACGGATGAGTGCTTGACTTCCATCTTGATGGGACTATGTCCGAGTTCTGAAACGACTTGCTCAAAAACGGCTAAACGCTTAGAGTCGACTGGAATTCCTTCACGGCAAAGATAGATTGGCATAAAGTTTCCTTCCGAAGCCGGTTTAAATACTGCTGCAATTGACAATACATTGTGTCCCTGCGGATTTGTTGAAACAAATACAAATCCGTGCATAAAGCGTTGTTTGTTGCTTGTGATTAGTTCACGGAGCTCATAGATATCTCCGTACCCTTCTCCGAGTTCAATAAAACGTTGTATCATCATTTCACGTCCTTTCCAGTCTTCATTTTACCATTAGGCAGTTAAAATGCATCAAGAAAATCATTTAAGTTAGAGGCGATAAGTATGCGTGTTGTAGCAGGTTCTGTTAAAGGAATTCCATTGAGAGCGGTTCCGGGCAATTCGACCAGACCGACGACAGATAAAGTAAAAGAATCTATTTTCAATATGATTGGTCCATTTTTTGACGGGGGATACGCGTTGGATTTATTTGCAGGAAGTGGTGGATTGGGAATTGAAGCCCTAAGCCGTGGTATTGATCACGTCATCTTTACGGATAAAGACAAGCGGGCTGTTGAAACAATTCACGCAAACTTGGAAAAAGTCCGTTTAGCCGACCGTGCTGAAGTTCACCGGGCAGATGCAGAACGTGCATTAAAAGCGATTAAGAAAAATGGTGTGCAGGCCAGGCTGTTGTTTCTCGATCCACCTTATCACATGAAAAAATCTTATGATTTGATGGACCAAGCGGGAGAATTAGGAATTGTGACAGAAGATGCGATTGTAGTTTGTGAACATGATCGTGGAGTAGAACTTCCAGATCGAACGACGTATTTTGAACGCTATAAAAAAGAACTTTATGGCAGTACGATGATTTCAATTTACCGCTATCAGGGGGAAGAAGGAGAGCAAGTTGACTAAAATTGCTGTAGTTCCAGGGAGTTTTGATCCGATTACCATGGGTCACTTGGACATCATTAAACGAGCATCTACTATTTTTGATGAAGTAAAAGTAGTAGTGATGAATAATTCTTCCAAAAATCCATTGTTTAATGTTGAAGAGCGAATGGAAATGATTGCGAAAGTTACAGAGTCTATGCCTAACGTCAAAGTGGATTCATTTTCAGGTCTTCTAATCGATTATTCAGTTGAAGTGCAGGCCAATGCCATTATCCGTGGTTTACGTGCTGTCAGTGATTTTGAATACGAAATGCAAATCACTTCGATGAACCGGTTTTTAAACGAAAATATTGAAACCCTATTCATGATATCGAATAACCAATACTCATTCCTTAGTTCAAGCATTGTAAAAGAAGTGGCGAAATATCAAGGCAATATTAACGGCCTAGTTCCTGACGTAGTTGAAAAAGCACTTCAGTTGAAATTCCAATAAGTCACGAATCTCGTGACTTTTTTTTGTAGATTTGACAAAGCGCAAGATGCTGGTTAAAGAAGGGAAGAATTTGATGAAAAATAAACGATTATTCATTTTTGTTATCGTCATAGCACTGGTGATTTTTCTTTCTTCCTATCAACTAGATGCTTATGTAACGAGACCAGGCGGGGCCTACGAGTTGTCACCGCTAGTCGAAGTTGCTGGAGGAGATGAAGACGATGAGGGCAGCCTCAGCTTAATGACGGTCTCAATGCTGACGGCTACACCGGCGCTTTACGTATGGGCGAAAGTTCGAGATGGTTATAAAGTTTTACAGCCTGAACAAGTAAGAAGCCCTCATGAGAGCGACGAAGAATACAATGTACGCCAGTTAAAACTAATGTCCGATTCACAAGTGAATGCGCTGCAAATTGCATTTGAGCAAGCAAAACTTCCTTACGAAATTAGCAATAATGGTGTCTTTGTCTTAAGTGTCTTGATGGGAGGGGCTGCAGACGGCGTCTTATCACCAGGTGATCGTGTACTTGAGGTGGATGGCAATAAATTTATCGAAATGCAGCAATTTATCGATTACTTAAGCGACAAGAGGGTTGGGGACAGCGTGGAAGTTCTCTACAAACGCAAAGACCGCGAAATTAGTACAGACATCCAGTTAGCTCCATTGCCTTCAGACACGAAACGAGTGGGTTTAGGCATTTCTTTTGTTGAAGATAAAAGCATTGAAACGACGCCTGAAGTAGAAATTGATTCCGATACAATAGGCGGACCGTCAGCGGGACTAATGTTTACGCTTGAAATCCTCAACCAATTGGTGGATGAAGACATTACGAAAGGCTTTAACATTGCTGGTACCGGTACAATGGAAAGTGATGGTTCAGTCGGTAGAATCGGTGGCATCGACCAAAAAATTATGGCAGCCGACTCTGCAGACATTGACATTTTCTTTGCGCCGAGTGAACCAGTTGAGGGTGGTGGTGACAGCAATTACCAAACGGCTGTTGAAACCGCTGAGAAAATTGGAACACCAATGAAGATTGTTCCAGTCGAAACAGTTGAAGATGCGTTAGCTTATTTAGAGGAGCTTCAGCCCCGGTAAATTGGGGGAGTCGTAAACTCTTTTTTTAGATGAACTGAGCCCATGCCTTGTAAATACATGGTGGTGGCGTGAATATCAAGTTTTCCCATTGGGTCGCCCAGATCAGCTGCGCGACTTATGAGGGGAAGCGTGATGTTCTTTTTTTTGTGGTTTAAATAGTGTTTTCCGCTGTTAGACATACCGAGAAGCCTAACATAAGTGGGAGAGTCAAAAGACCTTAGCATAGACCACGTGAAGCCTGTATAGATGTGCGTTAACATACGTTGAATCCGAGTTCGCGTAAAACGTTTTGATTTGACTAGTGAAATAAAGGATTCAAAGTTGTCGGCTGTTTTTGCCGACTGGTAAATTAGATTTTCAATACCTTCTGTTACTTCAGCGTAGTGTTTTATTTGTTCAGGGCCTGCACGCAAAATAGTAAACCGCAGCAAAGGGTAGAATTGCTCCCAGCTGCCAAAGCAGCTATATTCGTCTTGCGCTTTTTTTAATAAGGCAATTGAAGATTCTGGCATGTAAGTGGATAGTTCATCAACCGAATCTCCCTTAAAAAAAGCTTCACGAATTCCAGTAGCACTGGCAATCGGCAGACCTGTTT is part of the Planococcus kocurii genome and encodes:
- a CDS encoding YlbG family protein, encoding MHDRQGLIVYVHHLKQAKSLRKFGHVHYISRKLKYVVLYMDQEVIEATKTKLNKLPYVKQVLESQRPFLKTEYENAKPDKAKEYDYKIGL
- a CDS encoding DUF7147 family protein — translated: MIQRFIELGEGYGDIYELRELITSNKQRFMHGFVFVSTNPQGHNVLSIAAVFKPASEGNFMPIYLCREGIPVDSKRLAVFEQVVSELGHSPIKMEVKHSSVYADKKIYHSHLISVLRLNHYIPPMQ
- the rsmD gene encoding 16S rRNA (guanine(966)-N(2))-methyltransferase RsmD, with product MRVVAGSVKGIPLRAVPGNSTRPTTDKVKESIFNMIGPFFDGGYALDLFAGSGGLGIEALSRGIDHVIFTDKDKRAVETIHANLEKVRLADRAEVHRADAERALKAIKKNGVQARLLFLDPPYHMKKSYDLMDQAGELGIVTEDAIVVCEHDRGVELPDRTTYFERYKKELYGSTMISIYRYQGEEGEQVD
- the coaD gene encoding pantetheine-phosphate adenylyltransferase, producing MTKIAVVPGSFDPITMGHLDIIKRASTIFDEVKVVVMNNSSKNPLFNVEERMEMIAKVTESMPNVKVDSFSGLLIDYSVEVQANAIIRGLRAVSDFEYEMQITSMNRFLNENIETLFMISNNQYSFLSSSIVKEVAKYQGNINGLVPDVVEKALQLKFQ
- a CDS encoding SepM family pheromone-processing serine protease — translated: MKNKRLFIFVIVIALVIFLSSYQLDAYVTRPGGAYELSPLVEVAGGDEDDEGSLSLMTVSMLTATPALYVWAKVRDGYKVLQPEQVRSPHESDEEYNVRQLKLMSDSQVNALQIAFEQAKLPYEISNNGVFVLSVLMGGAADGVLSPGDRVLEVDGNKFIEMQQFIDYLSDKRVGDSVEVLYKRKDREISTDIQLAPLPSDTKRVGLGISFVEDKSIETTPEVEIDSDTIGGPSAGLMFTLEILNQLVDEDITKGFNIAGTGTMESDGSVGRIGGIDQKIMAADSADIDIFFAPSEPVEGGGDSNYQTAVETAEKIGTPMKIVPVETVEDALAYLEELQPR
- a CDS encoding nucleotidyltransferase; protein product: MKAVGIIVEYNPFHNGHRHHAEQARISSGADLVIAVMSGQFLQRGEPAFTDKWKRTQMALDAGIDLVIELPYVYATAQAADFAKGGIALLDAIGCDSFCFGSEQGTIDPFLNSLQLLTEQSDNYQQLIHDAIQTGISYPKALNNSYLTLTGKQPNFADLTQPNNILGFHYLEAAQNLGSSMKPLTIQRIGANYHDSIETGLPIASATGIREAFFKGDSVDELSTYMPESSIALLKKAQDEYSCFGSWEQFYPLLRFTILRAGPEQIKHYAEVTEGIENLIYQSAKTADNFESFISLVKSKRFTRTRIQRMLTHIYTGFTWSMLRSFDSPTYVRLLGMSNSGKHYLNHKKKNITLPLISRAADLGDPMGKLDIHATTMYLQGMGSVHLKKEFTTPPIYRG